GTTGACGGTAATCACCCCCTTCAGAGCCACCAGTGACACCCGTGGGGTTAACTGTTTAGGCTGTCATGAAGTAGCGGAGGGGACCGTAAACGGTGCGGTTAGAATCTCTCTCTCACTGGATAAAATTGATGCGGCGGTCTCCAAAGCCTTTTGGGTTTCAGTGCTTGCCAATGTCACCTCGGTTTTGCTGGGCCTATTGGTGCTTAACTATGTATTGAAGAGTTGGGTAGTTAACCCGCTTGGGCGTTTGATCGATGTGATTCAAAGTCGCGCAAAGGGTGATCTTTCGGTACGCGCGCCGGTGACCACAGGTGATGAAGTGGGGCATTTGGCAACGGCCTTCAACAGCATGTCGGACAGTATGGATGAGGCTTCAAGGCGTGAGCATGAACGCATGCAACAAGAGCATGAAGCGGCGCTGGCATTGCGAGATAAGGTTGATCAGTTGCTGGCGGTGGTTAACCAGGTGGCACAAGGTAACCTTGATGTGAACGTTGGCTTTTCGGATGATGATGCGATTGGTGAGCTGGCGACTCAGTTGCAGCACATGATCCATCAAATCAGGGATTCCATTGATGAAAAACACGAGGCAATGGAGCAGCTTCAACACCGCGTTGACCTTATGTTGGCTGTGGTCAGCAAGGCGGCCGATGGTGATATGACGGGTCACCTTGAGATTCAGGGTGATGATGCGATGGCAAAACTGGCCGCTGGTTTCCAAAGCATGATCGAACGTTTGAATGACCTGGTGACCCAAGTTCAGCACTCAGGTATTCAGGTGGCATCATCGTCCACTGCCATTGCAGCAACCGCAAAAGAGCAGGAGGCGACGGTTGCCGAGCAGGCGGCAACCACCAACGAGATAGTGACCACCGCAACTGAAATATCGGCAACCGCAAAAGAGTTACTGAATACGATGGAGGAGGTGGCTACGGTCTCTGAAAATACCGCAGTTTCAGCCGAGAGTGGTCGGGCCGGCCTTTCTCGAATGGAGAATACCATGAGCCAGGTGGTGGATGCGGTACAGACCATCAGCGGTAAGTTTGAGGTGCTTAATGAGAAAGCCGCCAATATTAATACCGTGGTCACCACCATTACCAAAGTGGCCGACCAAACCAATCTGCTCTCTTTGAATGCGGCCATCGAAGCTGAAAAAGCGGGTGAGTATGGTTATGGATTCTCTGTTGTTGCCAAGGAGATTCGTCGACTAGCTGACCAGACGGCCGTGGCAACCCTGGATATCGAATTAATGATCAAAGAGATGCAGGGGGCTGTTTCCGCAGGCGTGATGAGCATGGATAAATTCTCTGAACAGGTACGAATGAGTGTCGCCGATGTGGGCGAGATGAGTGTCCAGCTGACGCAGATCATCGGTCAGGTGCAAGCACTTTCACCGCGTTTTGAGACCGTGCACCAAGGGATGCAGTTTCAGGCTGAGGGGGCGGATCAAATCAATCAATCCATGATTCAGCTTAATGAGGCCGCACAGCAGACGGTTGAATCTTTACGTGAGTCCAACAGCGAAATTGAAAAACTGAATGATGCTGCAAGACGCCTGCAAATGGGTGTCACCAAGTTTAAAGTGTAGGCTGGGTCGATGTCACTCTACCTACTCTCGATCCACCAAGGGGAGCGTTATTTAATTCCTACCGCAGATGTTATCGAGGTGGCACCTTACGTTAAACCACGCGAGATTGCCGGTACGCCAGATTATATTGTAGGGATGATCGATTATCGGGGCGAAACACTTCCACTGGTTGATATCTGCTTTTTGTTGAGTGGCGTGCCTTGTAGAGTTGTACTGTGTAGCCGTATTTTGATTGGTAAAATTAACTCACCTGGCGGAGAGGTCGTCACCGTTGGTTGGCTGTTTGATGGTGTCACAGAAACATTGCGTATTGATGAGGCGCAGTTTAAAGAGCCCCCTCTACACCTGGATCGAGTGCCTTATCTGGGTGATGTGGCGACGGATGAAAAAGGCATCATGCAGCGCATGGTTGTTCAGCAGATCTTACCAGAAGAAGCCTATGCCATTTTGTTTGCTCCCGCTGATTAAACTGAGCGCTGCACTCAGAATATTTAGAAAGCTTACGGCAATAGCGTGTAAACAGTGACGGCTTCCCACTACTGAAATTTATTCGACGCACCATTTTCGGGCTTATTGACAGTGAAAATTGAACCGATTGTCAGGTATCTGCAACAACAGATGGGTATGAACCCGGATGCGGTTGGCTTTGATACGATGAAAAAAGCCATCTACATTGCGATGAGTGCACATGAGCTGGATGACCTAGACGGCTACTATCAACTTATTCAAGAGGATAGCTCAGCACTGCAAAAACTTATTGATACCGTGGTCATTCCAGAGACCTCTTTTTTTCGTGATAAGAAGCCATTCCAGGTTTTAAAAAATAACTTGCGCCTACTCTATCGATCATTATGCGATGAGGGTGAGCCGATTAAGATTTTAAGTGTACCTAGCTCCACAGGTGAGGAACCCTATTCGATCGCTATGACCTGCCTGGAGGCCGGGCTTAAATATGGGGAGTTCGAAATTCTGGCTTGTGATATTTCACAACGGGTACTGGAGGTCGCACAGCGAGGGCTATACAGTGATTACTCTTTCCGGGGTGGCTGTGAAGCCTATCAGCAGCGTTACTTCAGCCGCAAAGAGAACCTCTTTCAGATTGATGAGTCGCTGCGAAACTCAGTGACTTTTTTTCAGGGAAACCTAATTGGCGATCATTTTATTGACAAAGTGGCCAAAAAATTCCATATCGTTTTTTGCCGCAACCTTTTGATCTATTTCGATAAACATACCAAGTGCAAGGCGGTTTCTGTTATTGACTCTCTGCTGCATGATGAGGGCTTGTTAGTGGTCGGCCATGCCGATACCGCCGTTTTGTCGAGCTTGGGCTACCGGCGTTTTTCAGATCAACTGTCATTTACCTATGTTAAAAGCCACAATACACAGCAGGCTGCCGCTAAAATTGATAACCATACCCTTGCTGAAAAAGGTAAGCGGGTTGTGGCGGCATTGGTGGCTGCCCGCACTGATGTTGCGTCTTCGCAACCTCCCGATGTGGAGGAGGTCACGGCTGCGGCAACCGCTGTTGCTGCCAAGTCGGGCCGCGATCTTATTCAAGAGTTTGAAACCCTGTTGTTAAAGAGTGAATTTTGTCGATTGACGGCGCTCTGTCTGCGCCTCATAAAAGAGCCGCATGAGAGCAGTATCGCCAACCATTATCTTGGCCGCATCGCTTTTTTAGAGGGTGATATGCCGGGGGCGGAGGAGCGATTTAAAAAAGCGATCTACCTACAGCCAGATGATGAGAAGGCACTGCATTTTTTAGCAGAAATATCAAATAATCAGGGTGATGAGGCGGCCGCACAGCGTTATCAGCAGCGAGCTAATAGAATTAAAGCACGCACATCGCAGCCGCTAAAGAGCACCCCCTGATG
This is a stretch of genomic DNA from Gammaproteobacteria bacterium. It encodes these proteins:
- a CDS encoding chemotaxis protein CheW; protein product: MSLYLLSIHQGERYLIPTADVIEVAPYVKPREIAGTPDYIVGMIDYRGETLPLVDICFLLSGVPCRVVLCSRILIGKINSPGGEVVTVGWLFDGVTETLRIDEAQFKEPPLHLDRVPYLGDVATDEKGIMQRMVVQQILPEEAYAILFAPAD